A stretch of Apis cerana isolate GH-2021 linkage group LG1, AcerK_1.0, whole genome shotgun sequence DNA encodes these proteins:
- the LOC107994861 gene encoding protein lava lamp-like isoform X2, with product MKWFLLLLILQFIMWSASEEPPGTMEGDAPESMIHAKEKCEQNKSQLESLKEIMLKNKQSLKKKEEEVQEYARRLSKIKSRAKLSRRNREGNLSSKDIARISETALTDTPEENIDDISQAKTAKAKSTLLQKKLAENRKAFEQRNKEISETKRAVEEKVEAIRQQLEEKDATVMAFQKDQISITAVKPVMITSDIMSPIQIESIQEKESKITELNNKILELEATIMDLQENLKEKDSVIESKTKAVTLMSADLSKRGKTTLDTLEDTKDEMRTMQEHFVLLETSLKNKNENLLMQLQERDDKIIELEDSVDRFRKQINEQKLSETASVDFSRSTMDTLVETKEAMKSMQENFVLMESSLKAKNDNLLEQLKDYELKLAEANERIFKLESGIGIVRDPTVDDLQFKLEKLEHNNKQLQDEKYELQKSLAELQDKIVNISMHGNGAIIEKDNRIIELENLVEELKQSNKFLEEESKAELQKQVADLTLKNEEYSNKITDLENFVHKLEEEKNEIAAKLPEEDIIKEDEKVAKLTKELEELNKNMIKIKAKHKSKIKSLQQQLENFKKISDTNAELVRLGNQVALLEEEKGNLQLSLVDFDELKASAGDWQERVVDLESKVSAQTKEIEMQIEAIATLENQKLDLLQELHMAKQEISSLEAENAESENLRVTAEIKVVDLEEQLEAIHRIQNESKLESSSEVNSAELIKQVETLTQENTELYNRISKFEEKGTSDTGSTESFEAIQELDKTDLLKKIEDLTQKNNELTVKLNKLQEKENADSIESMNNIDKNELLKKIDQLTQENTDLTMKLSRVEEKGSSDTGSTESFERIPENNESMTKIELLTQENSELVIKLTKLEEQLEYIESKSDIDLKLKIDTLEQENDNQSIELSKLKIQLMDFIEENNRLHKEIEMLSINNTDLTIEPDKLEVQIETEQSEESKVSKRDVDFKTQINTLTEEKDLLQKEVKELRNSLEQWHEKNQDLQINDLRIKIEELLRENEEIVTKMSELKTSNQKLEENVIKITQEKEELNLKLNQMLDSNNENNLKLTEKLDKLNLEKQNIEEKKELDEQISIPLEKSDQEFLKTPQLDEALSQQTETMIVASLEQEIEKCKNLIAEQTSLIEEMKVKLVNKEKELEEKSQQIVDCEKSGKKVETLENELREMFSTIEEWRYKCNEMQEKMEKLEAGKASIEEKFRILQNENKILLEQNKEKDAETILLKKQLQDITVTFESKLQKQISTISEKENEIIRLKETIEEKDQELQAKYTELQNKMITIDSLQDEFNNCKMLIQEKDSLITSMTNEVANLNNLVKSKEEEIYSLRKNITELNDKIEESIPVKDYNDLVEKLKDKNMILDELECRINATTKENSNLSEKVKNLSQQNNDIQNQLTEKQRELVDLITTKDHLEAQIVESKDEKGEAERRVWELQSIIDNNTKFVNDLQTELRSNYKQIEQLKLKHTEDTQLQNQRLENVIEELGAKMQECEILKEELEQKERLIGRNVTEEVKLALESKVGDLERKLKDSEEKIQMQLEKMKKIAANLKKKTAVCQELETRVAELEEKWTTEKDEKEAKNKQIQDVEIAIREKDNRIADLEEKLAQSRNESAQASKNIEKLTTDLSNLKEKMTLLTQQITEMEEEIVKLRVDVESSTADLTSEKESRQNILSEYESYRRQVVQENERKQLELDEMKEKARELSVRMQVMEAEYVEHLTLINDLKAENGLLLSKQAHINEKLETVEKESEERRLLLEQMERAVVNTRAEATQTQEEEMANEDDAKMSGALQHCSHCEQCQTLVQALEAKLQEREAEIENLDNELANSIGNFVQMRESLRFNDLMNQTGMRNRTLEDPYNDLLFQYNSLASSHEELKVNLEKASKENEELRGRIDQLRSTNDTLQEKIMTLENVDALNSDLVKKCEEREEELLNVQQEMQIVQRRLNAQAESLKSMEVQRETAEKLLQDTKDSLQREIDSLKMDKDSNERKIKDLEMELNTYRNRSAESMASRESTFDVPPRDNAPRLFDASRIFGSAPSDSDPLPDKEVKRLRSLLEEKEAQCSNLTQEIDQLQGTMIEERTLIERLKASQKELQADLEKAEQLVAEKEKQIDSLNVELRNSNMERGNDKLEESLLAKDDQLRELNTRLSSMKETLDETIVERNRQDSLLRSYESQINNLEMELKNSSDLEAIQDLEKRVLSLTKERDLLQLQVNDLTRSMEELKDSINLGRNLQMEIERVGRERDEAKETIANLSRALEEACKQSDKATATDASTKESTPLDEEQVGKIVTEERNVSSDVGETWDAGSTEKINVDEEIWGWNTEDAQLDSEQAMASTILIPSTEIQLRAKVDDLQDQIKDLERERARMVEENKAAQLRNAKMIKKLKEYKVQAESLQQQLKIQKSATDFYGLDSAIEEELKSQIGKLEKNLNEVKEEQRNTVAEKEALAKRLDVVVSANERYMEMKERQDMDMEVLRIRNKELSEKVEILDKRLQGSATRENSTTFRIVEDVDPSSEQVEQKVVAQEQVVAANRGKRSAEEADLESLSKKYKEEIDDLKDEMEALATENEQLQHFLEEQKIKLSALESKRNAEEDESIQIVDDLNRKISELQAVLSKSREEYDLLRKQYEQSLMDANDQVTAMRQNADYLKEEAFERTSKLEMEVADLRQQLEASELNVTELQKSLEDALREKLRAEERLTDLTASSEKQVSSLNASMLEVTDLLNIRIQEVADLKQELQKQYVDHEEAKMKLQNSVQELNREFDEKRQEMEDLKRSFTEKEKEFIERQSVETVSALVSQATQELMQKHAIEIEERDKHVQNLNERLSTLEIATNEYLLEKQNNVIQLDAQTQELELLRQNLMEKESSLASVRERFASTEKQLTERELELNEREETIQKLSLENQRYVETIEELRKRLNESAAISANVNEYTLRIQTLEQEVENMRSLLDEKDEILRKSAQETTECREIIEKNRIELSELRMEIQKVEDLKNELLEKGEQVNSLKLELEATRKVLEETRQNLNEKVSLLDQSNQMLNEKEMEIDRLSSLQQDRRNSVNMIDGLPVFRMGNGEQNLQLTIDNMQVELERRQEEIEHLKYILNENTYPGIIQEMQQRINCLYNEKAELESSLEVINARAEEKEKQIHALKQRIETQSQEFISKEEASFHSRDRRSIQEQEQIVRLQNELYTKEQEINELKYIVAEKDSQLSVQASMEPQSDEFELREMVQRLTAELYGKEEEIKHTKLTIVELQREVSRLKEFERFSEQTREAVQKLNAEKEQIRLEGEEFLERKLKEKEMEIDEIKRNLAMENQKILDELSFNNRDIENLKSQLMELSTTEQRTKDELRRKEEDLIQVNSDLAEKERRLAELSITKDAELHNLKIQIYEKDARIEELVSLYEEGEKRFTELKNTLTAREVEINSLKTLLEDKVKEYQLIQNVLKKDVSVLDTSTTLNTETSDEKIKTSTSQELDLALYMLHQRDVRCEELTHELMQLLEERDTLQLRLSNAIRVNEDLRKGSLTNVDLSPKMEASTSGDTVEPIVEHPSPSKSEGPVEIAKEAIDAPIGENKEILAQKLSQLQTVSHSKDVRLRDERELRHTQQMSLLAHKDVLSTLPPEAAARLVNANYTLSRDVQSQSSVLLNWLWGKSTPKVVHM from the exons ATGAAGtggtttttattgttattaatattacagttTATAATGTGGAGTGCATCAGAAGAACCACCAGGAACAATGGAAGGGGATGCACCTGAATCTATGATACATGCAAAAGAGAAAtgtgaacaaaataaaagtcAGTTGGAatctttgaaagaaattatgttgaaaaataaacaaagtttaaaaaagaaagaagaggaagttcag gaaTATGCAAGAAgactttctaaaattaaatctagaGCTAAGTTATCACGTCGAAATAGAGAAGGAAATTTGTCTTCTAAAGATATAGCTCGTATATCTGAAACTGCTTTAACAGATACAcctgaagaaaatattgatgatattAGTCAAGCAAAAACTGCAAAAGCAAAGTCTACTTTACTCCAAAAAAAGTTAGCAGAGAATAGAAAGGCTTTTGAACAacgtaataaagaaataagtgAAACTAAACGAGCAGTTGAAGAAAAAGTAGAAGCTATTAGGCaacaattagaagaaaaagatgcaACAGTAATGGCTTTTCAAAAGGATCAAATATCCATTACAGCTGTAAAACCAGTCATGATTACTTCTGAT atCATGTCACCAATTCAAATAGAAAgtattcaagaaaaagaaagtaaaattacagaacttaataataaaattttggagCTTGAAGCTACAATTATGGATCTTCAGGAaaacttaaaagaaaaagattctgTTATTGAATCTAAGACAAAGGCAGTTACCCTTATGTCTGCAGATCTTTCAAAAAGGGGTAAAACGACGTTAGATACTTTAGAAGATACAAAAGATGAAATGCGAACAATGCAGGAACATTTTGTACTTTTAGAgacatctttgaaaaataaaaacgaaaatctCTTAATGCAGTTGCAAGAAAgagatgataaaattatagaactaGAAGATTCAGTTGAtcg atttaggaAACAGATTAATGAGCAAAAATTGTCTGAGACTGCCAGTGTCGATTTCTCTCGTTCTACCATGGATACTTTGGTAGAAACTAAAGAAGCTATGAAATCAAtgcaagaaaattttgtactCATGGAATCTTCACTTAAAGCGAAAAATGACAATTTGCTGGaacaattaaaagattatgagTTAAAATTAGCAGAAGCTAATGAACGTATCTTTAAACTCGAATCTGGTATTGGAATAGTCAGAGATCCAACTGTTGATGATTTGCaattcaaattagaaaaattggaacataataataaacaattgcaagatgaaaaatatgagTTACAAAAAAGTCTTGCAGAATTAcaagataaaattgtaaatatatcaatgcATGGTAATGGtgcaataatagaaaaagataatagaataattgaacTTGAAAATTTAGTAGAAGAGTTAAaacaatctaataaatttcttgaagAAGAATCTAAAGCAGAATTACAAAAACAAGTAGCagatttaactttaaaaaatgaagagtattcaaataaaataactgatcttgaaaattttgttcataaacttgaagaagaaaaaaatgaaattgcagCAAAATTACCAGAAGaggatattattaaagaagatgaaaaagtGGCAAAACTTACTAaggaattagaagaattaaataaaaatatgatcaaaattaaagcaaaacataaaagtaaaataaaaagtttacaacaacaattggaaaattttaaaaag ATATCTGATACAAATGCGGAACTTGTCAGGTTGGGGAATCAAGTGGCATTATTAGAGGAGGAGAAAGGTAACCTTCAGCTGAGTCTGGTAGACTTTGACGAGCTTAAAG CCTCAGCAGGAGATTGGCAAGAACGTGTTGTTGATCTTGAAAGTAAAGTTTCTGCTcaaacgaaagaaattgaaatgcaAATTGAAGCCATTGCTACTCTAGAGAATCAAAAATTGGATCTTTTGCAAG AGCTTCATATGGCAAAACAAGAAATCTCGTCTTTAGAGGCGGAAAATGCAGAATCTGAGAATCTTAGAGTAACTGCAGAAATAAAAGTCGTTGATCTTGAAGAACAATTAGAAGCTATTCATAGAATACaaaatgaaagtaaattaGAATCTTCATCAGAGGTTAATTCTGCAGAGTTAATTAAACAAGTGGAAACTTTAACACAAGAAAATACTgagttatataatagaatatcgaaatttgaagaaaaaggaaCATCTGATACTGGATCTACTGAATCATTTGAAGCTATACAAGAATTAGATAAAACtgatttgttgaaaaaaatcgaagatttaacacagaaaaataatgaattaaccgttaaattgaataaacttcaagaaaaagaaaatgctgATTCCATCGAATCTATGaataacattgataaaaatgaattattaaagaaaattgatcaattaacACAAGAAAATACTGatttaacaatgaaattgAGTAGAGTGGAAGAGAAAGGATCCTCAGATACGGGTTCGACAGAATCTTTTGAACGAATACCAGAAAATAATGAGAGTATGACAAAAATTGAACTTCTTACACAAGAAAATAGCGAACTTGTAATTAAACTTACAAAACTTGAGGaacaattagaatatatagaatctaAATCAGATATCGATTTgaagttaaaaattgatacTTTAGAGCaagaaaatgataatcaaTCTATAGAATTATCGAaacttaaaattcaattaatggatttcattgaagaaaataatagattgcacaaagaaattgaaatgttGTCTATAAACAATACTGATTTAACTATTGAGCCAGATAAATTAGAAGTTCAAATTGAAACTGAACAATCCGAAGAATCTAAAGTATCAAAAAGGGATGTTGATTTCAAAACacaaattaatacattaacggaagaaaaagatcttttacaaaaagaagtaaaagaaTTACGTAATTCATTGGAACAATGGCATGAGAAAAATCAGGATCTTCAAATCAATGATTTGAGAATCAAAATAGAAGAATTGTTGagagaaaacgaagaaatagTTACAAAAATGTCAGAACTTAAAACCTCTAatcaaaaattagaagaaaatgtaataaaaattacacaagaaaaagaagaattaaatttaaaacttaatcaAATGTTGGATTCTAATaatgagaataatttaaaacttacggaaaaattagataaattgaaTCTTGAAAAACAGAATAttgaggagaaaaaagaactcGATGAACAAATTAGTATTCCTTTAGAAAAATCTGATCAAGAATTTCTTAAAACACCACAATTAGATGAAGCTTTATCTCAACAAACAGAAACGATGATCGTTGCTTCTTTGGAACAGGAGatagaaaaatgcaaaaatttgatCGCAGAACAAACAAGTCTAATCGAAgaaatgaaagtaaaattagtaaacaaggaaaaagaattagaagagAAAAGTCAACAGATTGTGGATTGTGAAAAGTCTGGAAAGAAAGTTGAAACTTTGGAAAATGAATTGAGAGAAATGTTTAGTACTATAGAAGAATGGAGATATAAGTGCAATGAAATGCaagaaaaaatggagaaattgGAAGCGGGAAAAGCttctatcgaagaaaaattcagaatattacaaaacgagaataaaatattattggaacaaaataaagagaaagatgCTGAAACTATATTACTGAAAAAACAATTGCAGGATATAACCGTGACATTTGAATCAAAGcttcaaaaacaaatttcaacgatatctgaaaaagaaaatgaaattattagattGAAAGAAACTATCGAGGAAAAAGATCAAGAATTACAAGCGAAATATACGGAACtccaaaataaaatgatcACGATAGACAGTTTGCAAGATGAATTTAACAATTGTAAAATGTTAATCCAAGAGAAGGATTCTTTAATAACATCGATGACCAATGAAGTTGCAAATCTCAATAATCTAGTAAAaagtaaagaagaagaaatatattctttaaggaaaaatattaccgaattgaatgataaaatagaagaGTCGATACCCGTGAAAGATTATAACGATTTGGTGGAAAAGTTgaaggataaaaatatgattctcGATGAATTAGAGTGCAGAATTAATGCAACCACGAAAGAAAACAGTAATTTAtcagaaaaagtgaaaaatttgtCACAGCAAAATAACgatattcaaaatcaattgaCCGAAAAGCAACGGGAACTTGTTGATTTAATAACAACGAAAGATCATCTAGAAGCACAAATTGTGGAATCGAAAGATGAGAAAGGTGAAGCCGAAAGGCGAGTCTGGGAATTACAGAGCATTATAGACAACAATACAAAATTTGTCAATGACTTGCAAACGGAATTGAGAAGCAACTATAAACAGattgaacaattaaaattgaagcATACAGAGGACACGCAACTGCAAAATCAGAGACTCGAAAATGTGATTGAGGAATTGGGTGCAAAGATGCAAGAATGCGAGATATTGAAGGAAGAATTGGAACAGAAGGAGAGATTGATCGGTCGCAATGTGACCGAAGAAGTTAAACTTGCCTTGGAATCTAAGGTTGGTGATTTGGAGAGAAAGTTGAAAGATTCCGAGGAGAAGATACAAATGCAATTGGAAAAGATGAAGAAGATAGCGGCcaatttgaagaagaaaacggCGGTGTGTCAGGAGCTTGAGACCAGGGTTGCCGAGCTTGAAGAAAAATGGACGACTGAGAAAGACGAGAAAGAGGCTAAAAACAAGCAAATTCAAGACGTGGAGATTGCAATCCGCGAGAAAGACAATAGAATAGCCGATCTCGAGGAGAAACTAGCCCAATCTAGAAACGAGTCTGCACAAGCGTCCAAGAATATCGAGAAACTGACCACCGATTTGTCCAACTTGAAGGAGAAGATGACTTTGCTCACTCAACAAATTACAGAGATGGAGGAGGAGATTGTAAAGTTGCGAGTGGATGTCGAATCTTCCACGGCTGATCTTACGTCGGAAAAAGAAAGTAGGCAGAATATATTGTCAGAGTACGAATCTTACAGGCGGCAAGTTGTCCAAGAGAACGAACGCAAGCAGTTGGAATTGGACGAGATGAAGGAGAAGGCCAGGGAGCTCAGCGTGAGGATGCAAGTTATGGAGGCGGAGTACGTCGAGCACCTTACTTTAATTAACGATCTCAAGGCTGAAAACGGCCTGTTGTTGTCGAAACAAGCGCATATAAACGAGAAATTAGAGACGGTCGAGAAAGAGTCGGAGGAGAGACGATTGTTGCTCGAGCAGATGGAGAGAGCGGTGGTCAACACTCGGGCGGAGGCCACTCAGACCCAAGAGGAGGAGATGGCGAACGAGGATGACGCGAAAATGAGCGGAGCCTTGCAGCACTGCAGCCATTGCGAGCAATGCCAGACATTGGTCCAGGCGTTGGAGGCTAAGTTGCAAGAGCGGGAAGCTGAGATAGAGAATTTGGATAACGAGTTGGCGAATTCCATTGGTAATTTCGTTCAGATGAGGGAATCCCTGAGGTTCAACGATCTGATGAATCAGACAGGTATGAGGAACAGAACGCTCGAGGATCCGTACAACGATCTTTTGTTCCAGTACAACTCGTTGGCGTCGAGTCACGAGGAGCTGAAAGTAAATTTGGAGAAAGCATCGAAGGAGAACGAGGAGTTGAGAGGGAGGATCGACCAACTGCGTTCCACGAATGACACGTTGCAAGAGAAGATAATGACGTTGGAAAACGTCGATGCGTTGAACTCTGATCTGGTTAAAAAATGCGAAGAACGGGAGGAGGAATTGTTAAACGTGCAACAGGAAATGCAAATTGTTCAGAGGCGATTGAACGCCCAGGCAGAATCTCTTAAATCCATGGAGGTGCAGAGAGAAACGGCAGAGAAATTGTTGCAAGATACGAAGGATAGTTTGCAGCGGGAGATCGACTCTCTCAAAATGGACAAAGACTCGAACGAGAGGAAGataaaagatttagaaatgGAGTTGAACACGTACAGGAACAGGAGCGCGGAATCTATGGCGAGCAGGGAAAGTACCTTCGACGTACCTCCTCGAGACAACGCTCCTCGATTGTTCGACGCCTCCAGAATCTTCGGCAGCGCCCCATCCGATTCCGATCCTCTGCCCGACAAGGAGGTGAAGAGATTGCGTTCTTTGctggaggagaaggaggcgCAATGCTCCAATCTGACCCAGGAGATCGATCAGTTGCAGGGGACGATGATCGAGGAGAGGACGCTGATCGAGCGATTGAAAGCCTCGCAAAAGGAACTGCAGGCCGATTTGGAAAAAGCGGAACAACTGGTGgccgagaaagaaaaacaaatcgaCTCGTTGAACGTCGAGCTGCGTAACTCTAACATGGAACGTGGAAACGATAAACTCGAGGAATCGCTGTTGGCCAAAGACGATCAATTGAGGGAATTGAATACCAGGCTGAGTTCCATGAAAGAGACGTTGGATGAGACGATCGTCGAACGAAATCGACAAGATTCCCTTCTACGATCCTACGAATCGCAGATAAACAATTTAGAGatggaattgaaaaattccagCGATCTCGAAGCGATACAGGATCTAGAGAAGCGCGTTCTGTCGCTCACGAAGGAGAGGGATTTGCTTCAATTGCAGGTAAACGATTTGACAAGGTCCATGGAGGAGCTGAAGGATTCGATCAACCTTGGACGAAACTTGCAGATGGAGATTGAGAGGGTTGGCCGCGAACGGGACGAGGCTAAAGAAACGATCGCGAATCTTAGCCGAGCGTTGGAGGAGGCCTGTAAACAATCCGACAAGGCAACGGCCACCGATGCGTCGACGAAGGAATCAACCCCGTTGGACGAAGAACAAGTCGGAAAAATTGTCACGGAGGAGAGGAACGTTTCCTCGGATGTCGGGGAGACGTGGGACGCCGGGTCGACGGAGAAAATTAACGTCGACGAGGAGATATGGGGATGGAACACGGAGGACGCGCAATTGGACAGCGAACAGGCCATGGCGTCCACCATATTGATTCCCAGCACGGAGATCCAGCTACGAGCCAAGGTAGACGATCTCCAGGATCAGATCAAAGATCtggagagggagagggcgAGGATGGTGGAGGAGAATAAGGCCGCTCAATTGAGGAACGCGAAAATGATAAAGAAGTTGAAGGAGTACAAGGTGCAGGCGGAGAGCCTGCAGcagcaattaaaaatacagaaatcGGCCACCGATTTTTACGGATTGGATTCAGCGATCGAGGAGGAGTTAAAGTCACAGATAGGTAAATTGGAGAAGAATTTGAACGAGGTTAAGGAGGAGCAGAGAAACACGGTTGCCGAGAAGGAGGCCTTGGCGAAACGGTTGGACGTTGTTGTCTCTGCGAACGAGAGATACATGGAGATGAAAGAGAGGCAGGACATGGATATGGAGGTACTGCGTATTCGAAACAAAGAATTATCCGAAAAAGTGGAAATTCTCGACAAACGTTTACAGGGAAGCGCGACACGCGAGAACTCGACGACCTTTCGGATCGTCGAGGATGTCGATCCCTCGAGCGAGCAAGTTGAGCAGAAGGTGGTCGCGCAAGAGCAGGTGGTTGCTGCCAACAGGGGGAAACGCTCCGCCGAGGAGGCGGATCTCGAAAGTTTGTCGAAAAAGTACAAGGAGGAGATCGACGATCTCAAGGACGAGATGGAGGCGCTTGCGACCGAGAACGAGCAACTTCAACACTTCCTAGAGGAGCAAAAGATCAAGTTGTCCGCCTTAGAGTCGAAACGTAACGCCGAGGAGGACGAGTCCATCCAGATCGTGGACGatttaaacagaaaaatttctgaattgcAGGCGGTGTTGAGTAAATCTAGGGAGGAGTATGATTTGTTGAGGAAGCAGTACGAGCAGAGCTTGATGGACGCTAACGATCAAGTTACGGCAATGAGGCAGAACGCCGATTACTTGAAAGAAGAGGCTTTCGAGAGGACGAGCAAATTGGAAATGGAGGTAGCCGATTTGCGCCAACAACTCGAGGCTTCCGAACTGAACGTTACTGAGTTACAAAAGAGTTTGGAGGACGCTTTGCGAGAAAAATTAAGGGCGGAGGAAAGGTTAACAGATTTAACGGCGTCCTCGGAGAAGCAGGTTTCTTCTTTGAACGCGTCCATGTTGGAAGTGACCGATCTTTTGAATATCAGGATACAGGAAGTGGCGGACTTGAAGCAAGAACTTCAAAAACAGTACGTGGACCACGAAGAAGCAAAAATGAAGTTGCAGAACAGCGTACAGGAGTTGAATCGAGAATTCGACGAGAAGAGGCAAGAAATGGAGGATTTGAAGAGGTCGTTCacagagaaggagaaggaattTATCGAACGGCAGAGCGTGGAAACGGTGAGCGCCCTCGTGAGTCAGGCGACTCAAGAATTGATGCAAAAACACGCGATAGAAATCGAGGAGAGGGATAAACACGTGCAAAATCTTAACGAAAGATTGTCCACGTTGGAAATAGCTACAAACGAGTATTTGCTCGAGAAACAGAACAACGTTATTCAACTCGACGCCCAAACACAAGAATTAGAACTTTTGAGACAGAATTTGATGGAAAAGGAGTCGAGTTTGGCATCTGTTCGAGAGAGATTTGCGTCGACGGAGAAACAATTGACCGAGAGAGAGTTGGAGTTGAACGAAAGGGAGGAAACGATTCAGAAATTGTCATTAGAGAATCAAAGATACGTGGAAACTATCGAAGAGCTACGTAAACGTTTGAACGAGTCTGCAGCAATCTCGGCCAATGTGAACGAGTATACGCTACGTATTCAGACTTTGGAACAGGAAGTCGAAAACATGAGATCACTCCTAGACGAGAAGGACGAGATCTTGCGAAAGAGCGCACAAGAGACGACAGAGTGTAgggaaattatagaaaaaaatagaatagaattgaGCGAACTTCGTATGGAGATACAGAAGGTGGAAGATTTGAAGAATGAACTGTTGGAAAAGGGCGAGCAAGTGAACAgtttgaaattggaattggaaGCAACCCGTAAAGTTTTGGAGGAAACTAGGCAAAATTTGAACGAAAAGGTATCTCTTCTAGATCAAAGTAATCAGATGttgaacgaaaaagaaatggaaattgatAGATTGTCGAGTTTGCAACAGGATCGACGTAATTCTGTTAACATGATAGATGGTTTACCTGTCTTTAGAATGGGCAATGGCGAGCAAAATTTACAGCTTACCATAGACAACATGCAGGTTGAACTTGAAAGGAGGCAGGAAGAGATCGagcatttgaaatatatcctGAACGAGAACACGTATCCAGGTATAATTCAAGAGATGCAACAAAGGATCAATTGTCTGTACAATGAGAAGGCGGAGTTGGAATCTTCATTGGAGGTAATCAATGCAAGAGCCGAGGAAAAGGAGAAGCAAATTCATGCTTTGAAACAAAGAATCGAGACGCAAAGCCAGGAATTTATTTCCAAAGAAGAGGCGAGTTTTCATTCCAGGGATCGAAGATCGATCCAGGAACAGGAACAAATTGTCAGGCTTCAGAATGAGTTGTACACCAAGGAGCAAGAAATTAACGAACTCAAGTACATCGTAGCTGAAAAAGACTCTCAGTTGTCTGTCCAAGCCAGCATGGAGCCTCAATCGGATGAATTTGAACTACGCGAGATGGTTCAAAGATTAACTGCTGAATTATACGGTAAGGAAGAGGAAATTAAACatacaaaattaacaattgtcgAATTGCAGAGGGAAGTATCTCGCTTGAAAGAGTTTGAAAGATTTTCGGAACAGACTAGAGAAGCTGTGCAAAAGCTTAACGCGGAGAAGGAGCAGATTCGTTTGGAGGGTGAGGAATTTTTGGAGAGGAAgttgaaagagaaggaaatggAAATCGATGAGATAAAGCGAAACTTAGCTATGGAGAATCAAAAAATCTTGGATGAGTTATCGTTCAACAACAGAGACATTGAAAATCTGAAGAGTCAGTTGATGGAGTTGTCCACGACTGAGCAAAGAACGAAAGATGAATTACGTCGGAAGGAAGAGGATCTGATACAAGTAAATTCTGATTTGGCGGAGAAGGAACGAAGATTGGCTGAACTGAGCATTACCAAAGATGCAGAGCTTCACAATTTGAAGATACAAATTTATGAGAAGGACGCGCGTATAGAGGAACTCGTATCGTTGTacgaggagggagagaagcGATTTAccgaattgaaaaatactttGACGGCCAGAGAAGTCGAAATCAATTCGTTGAAGACACTTTTAGAGGATAAAGTAAaggaatatcaattaatacaaAACGTTTTAAAGAAAGATGTATCTGTTCTCGATACTTCTACAACTCTAAACACGGAAACCTCtgatgaaaagattaaaacgtCAACGTCACAGGAATTAGATCTTGCGTTGTATATGCTTCATCAAAGAGACGTAAGATGCGAAGAATTGACGCACGAATTGATGCAGTTACTCGAAGAACGCGATACGTTGCAATTACGCCTCTCTAACGCGATCAGAGTTAATGAAGACTTGAGGAAAGGTTCCTTAACGAATGTAGACCTCAGCCCGAAAATGGAGGCGTCCACTTCTGGAGACACTGTGGAACCAATTGTAGAACATCCTTCACCATCCAAATCTGAGGGACCTGTCGAGATAGCCAAAGAAGCTATTGACGCACCGATTGGGGAAAACAAGGAAATCCTTGCCCAAAA GCTGTCACAACTGCAAACGGTGAGCCATTCAAAAGATGTGCGATTGAGGGATGAACGAGAGTTGAGACACACACAACAAATGTCTTTATTAGCGCACAAAGACGTTTTAAGTACTTTACCCCCTGAAGCAGCTGCCAGACTCGTCAATGCAAATTACACACTCT CTAGGGATGTCCAGAGTCAATCGAGTGTTTTGCTAAATTGGCTATGGGGAAAAAg TACGCCAAAAGTGGTACATATGTGA